Proteins encoded in a region of the Nocardia asteroides genome:
- a CDS encoding serine/threonine protein kinase — translation MGELWFGHYRLDRLLGSGGMGEVWLAHDTTADRAVALKVLAPAYAADTRFRQRFTREARLAAQVRGPHLVPIHSFGELDGRLYIDMEFIEGCDVAALLRREGRLEPERAIEIVAQTATALDAAHRAGLVHRDVKPSNIMVTPDDAVYLIDFGTAHRSDQPAITATGNVVGTLAYMAPERFEGAAVPRSDQYSLACVLYECVTGRRPFDDGDPPRLLRAHLMQTPPLASTLNPAVPPELDAVIARGMAKDPSRRFSSAGELASAGYAAVTGRDATTVELAPSSPTFVLPPPRATARTDVSSEARTSIGPRLALAAFGTLVVAVAGALWLGRPEMADAGSATASAPPSEQDHATQSTLPSHVPATRAPVPISAPTLVLPGAGQPCDPVADVDSVTVDGLLLTCTPLATGRASWLPAPGGVAVGNVENAPEQHSSGGDKRDRDKPGNADQGNGRDKNKPKPGK, via the coding sequence ATGGGCGAGCTGTGGTTCGGCCACTACCGCCTCGATCGGTTGCTAGGTAGCGGCGGCATGGGCGAGGTCTGGCTCGCGCACGACACCACCGCCGACCGTGCCGTCGCATTGAAGGTTTTGGCCCCCGCGTATGCGGCGGATACGAGATTCCGACAGCGATTCACCAGGGAGGCTCGGCTCGCGGCCCAGGTGCGCGGGCCGCACCTGGTGCCGATCCATTCCTTCGGCGAACTCGACGGTCGCCTCTACATCGATATGGAGTTCATCGAAGGCTGTGACGTGGCCGCGCTGCTGCGGCGCGAGGGGCGACTGGAACCCGAGCGTGCGATCGAGATCGTGGCGCAGACCGCCACCGCGCTCGACGCGGCGCATCGTGCGGGCCTGGTGCACCGCGACGTGAAGCCATCCAACATCATGGTGACCCCCGACGACGCGGTCTACCTGATCGACTTCGGCACCGCGCACCGCAGCGACCAGCCCGCGATCACCGCCACCGGCAATGTGGTAGGCACCCTTGCCTACATGGCGCCGGAGCGGTTCGAGGGGGCGGCGGTGCCCCGGTCCGACCAGTATTCGCTGGCCTGCGTGCTCTACGAGTGCGTCACCGGACGACGACCGTTCGACGACGGCGACCCACCGCGGCTGTTGCGCGCCCACCTCATGCAGACACCACCGCTCGCCTCCACGCTCAACCCCGCCGTGCCGCCGGAGCTGGACGCGGTGATCGCACGCGGAATGGCGAAGGACCCGAGCCGGCGGTTCTCCAGCGCGGGGGAATTGGCCTCGGCCGGGTACGCGGCCGTGACAGGTCGAGACGCGACCACGGTCGAACTCGCGCCTTCGTCGCCGACCTTCGTGCTGCCGCCGCCGCGTGCGACGGCCAGGACCGACGTCTCGTCCGAGGCGCGCACGTCCATCGGACCGCGTCTGGCTCTGGCGGCTTTCGGGACGCTCGTCGTGGCGGTGGCCGGGGCGCTGTGGCTCGGACGGCCGGAAATGGCCGACGCGGGCTCGGCAACCGCTTCGGCTCCGCCTTCCGAACAGGACCACGCGACACAATCGACATTGCCGTCGCACGTCCCGGCCACGCGGGCGCCGGTGCCGATCTCGGCGCCCACCTTGGTCCTGCCCGGCGCCGGGCAGCCGTGTGATCCGGTGGCGGACGTGGACAGTGTCACCGTGGACGGCCTCCTGCTGACCTGTACTCCGCTGGCGACGGGCCGTGCCAGTTGGCTTCCGGCTCCCGGCGGTGTCGCCGTGGGGAACGTCGAGAACGCTCCCGAGCAGCACAGCTCGGGTGGCGACAAGCGTGACCGGGACAAGCCCGGCAATGCGGACCAGGGCAACGGCAGGGACAAAAACAAGCCCAAACCCGGCAAGTAG
- a CDS encoding YncE family protein: protein MLSAVAGCAASDAGTVGTEEGRAATTTVAAPTTVAFPPHMTDLLPGMPPPLSPNDVYAANRELSPAVADHRPLVYVPNSQSNTVSVIDPDTFQVIDTFPAGGSEPQHVVPSYDMQTLYVTNDLPLGGGSLLPIDPRTGRPGEPFPVRDPYNMYYTPDGRYALVVAEADKSLDFYDPRTWQKMHALAVPDCAGVDHMDFTADGRFALASCEFIGRMLAFDVAERRIVKVIDLPGGPSGKPQDVKLSPDGHTFFVADMAADGIYLFDAHTFENTGFVPTGKGTHGLYVTRDSTRMLITNRHEGSISVWDFAANGLVYKWFVPAGGSPDMGNISADGRVFWASGRHHGEVYAIDIVNWTLLARIPVGKGPHGLTIWPQPGRYSTGHTGVMR from the coding sequence GTGCTCTCGGCGGTGGCGGGCTGCGCCGCCAGTGACGCGGGCACGGTGGGCACCGAGGAAGGCCGGGCGGCCACGACCACCGTGGCCGCACCCACCACCGTCGCGTTCCCACCGCACATGACCGATCTGCTGCCCGGGATGCCGCCCCCGCTCTCACCGAACGACGTGTACGCGGCCAACCGCGAACTCAGCCCCGCCGTGGCCGACCATCGCCCCTTGGTCTACGTGCCCAACAGCCAGTCGAACACGGTCTCGGTGATCGATCCGGACACCTTCCAGGTGATCGACACCTTCCCCGCGGGCGGTTCGGAGCCGCAGCATGTCGTCCCCTCCTACGACATGCAGACGCTCTACGTCACCAACGACCTGCCGTTGGGCGGCGGCAGCCTGCTGCCGATCGATCCGCGGACGGGGAGGCCGGGCGAACCCTTCCCCGTGCGCGATCCGTACAACATGTACTACACCCCGGACGGCCGGTACGCGCTCGTCGTCGCCGAGGCGGACAAGTCGCTGGACTTCTACGACCCGCGGACCTGGCAGAAGATGCACGCTTTGGCGGTCCCCGACTGCGCGGGCGTCGACCACATGGACTTCACCGCCGACGGCCGTTTCGCCCTCGCGTCGTGCGAATTCATCGGCCGGATGCTGGCTTTCGACGTGGCCGAGCGCAGGATCGTCAAGGTGATCGACCTGCCGGGCGGACCCTCGGGCAAGCCGCAGGATGTGAAGCTCTCTCCGGACGGGCACACCTTCTTCGTCGCCGACATGGCCGCCGACGGCATCTACCTCTTCGACGCGCACACCTTCGAGAACACCGGGTTCGTGCCGACCGGTAAGGGAACCCACGGGCTCTACGTCACCCGCGACTCCACGCGGATGCTCATCACCAACCGGCACGAAGGCAGCATCTCGGTGTGGGATTTCGCGGCGAACGGGCTGGTGTACAAGTGGTTCGTGCCCGCGGGCGGCAGTCCCGACATGGGCAATATCTCCGCGGACGGGCGTGTTTTCTGGGCGTCCGGCCGCCACCACGGCGAGGTGTACGCCATCGACATCGTCAATTGGACGCTGCTGGCGCGCATTCCCGTCGGCAAGGGGCCGCACGGGCTCACCATCTGGCCGCAACCAGGACGCTATTCCACCGGGCACACCGGTGTCATGCGCTGA
- the lat gene encoding L-lysine 6-transaminase gives MTIELERTRPAVTPAARVHEILSVSILADGFDLVLDLNRSRGCRLVDERDGSPYLDMFGFFASNALGMNHPALADDAQFRAELTAAALNKPSNSDIYTVEMARFVETFVRVLGDPRLPHLFFIDGGGLAVENALKVAFDWKSRHNESHGRAPELGTKVLHLTGAFHGRTGYTMSLTNTDPVKTARFPKFDWPRIKSPYLTDAFDVEEAEACALTQARRAFEENPHDIACFIAEPIQGEGGDRHLRPQFLQAMQRLCQDNDALFVLDEVQTGVGMTGTAWAYQQLGLEPDVVAFGKRTQVCGVMAGGRVDEVPDNVFAVSSRLNSTWGGNLGDMVRSRRILEVLERDQLIERSRPLGAHLLERLGALAARHADVSEPRGRGLMCAITLSSSRLRDEVLTALRERERVLILGTGERGIRFRPPLTVTGPELDEAVDALDRVLTSIE, from the coding sequence GTGACCATCGAACTGGAACGCACCCGCCCGGCGGTCACCCCCGCCGCCCGGGTCCATGAGATCTTGTCGGTGAGCATCCTGGCCGACGGCTTCGACTTGGTACTCGACCTCAACCGTTCCCGCGGCTGCCGCCTCGTCGACGAACGCGACGGCAGCCCCTACCTCGACATGTTCGGTTTCTTCGCCTCCAACGCGCTGGGCATGAACCATCCCGCCCTCGCCGACGACGCGCAGTTCCGTGCCGAGCTCACCGCCGCGGCATTGAACAAGCCGAGCAACTCCGATATCTACACCGTGGAGATGGCCCGCTTCGTCGAGACGTTCGTGCGGGTGCTCGGTGATCCGCGGCTACCGCACCTGTTCTTCATCGACGGCGGCGGCCTCGCGGTGGAGAACGCCCTCAAGGTCGCGTTCGACTGGAAGAGCAGGCACAACGAATCCCACGGCCGCGCACCGGAACTCGGCACCAAGGTGCTGCATCTGACCGGCGCGTTCCACGGCCGCACCGGCTACACCATGTCGCTCACCAACACCGATCCGGTGAAGACCGCGCGTTTCCCCAAGTTCGACTGGCCCCGCATCAAGTCGCCCTATCTCACCGACGCCTTCGACGTCGAGGAGGCGGAGGCGTGCGCGCTCACCCAGGCGCGGCGCGCGTTCGAGGAAAACCCGCACGACATAGCGTGTTTCATCGCCGAGCCGATTCAGGGCGAGGGCGGCGACCGGCATCTGCGCCCCCAGTTCCTGCAAGCGATGCAGCGGCTGTGTCAGGACAACGATGCGCTTTTCGTGCTGGACGAGGTGCAGACCGGAGTCGGCATGACCGGAACCGCCTGGGCCTACCAGCAACTCGGCCTGGAGCCGGACGTCGTCGCTTTCGGTAAGCGCACCCAGGTCTGCGGCGTCATGGCGGGTGGGCGCGTGGACGAGGTACCCGACAACGTGTTCGCCGTCAGCTCCCGGCTCAACTCGACCTGGGGTGGCAACCTGGGCGACATGGTGCGCAGCCGGCGCATCCTGGAGGTGCTCGAGCGGGACCAGCTGATCGAGCGGTCCCGGCCGCTGGGTGCGCACCTGCTCGAACGGCTGGGCGCGCTCGCCGCCCGGCACGCCGATGTCAGCGAGCCGCGTGGGCGCGGACTGATGTGCGCGATCACGTTGTCGTCGTCCCGGCTGCGCGACGAGGTGCTCACCGCGCTGCGCGAGCGCGAGCGCGTGCTGATCCTCGGCACCGGCGAGCGGGGCATACGGTTCCGTCCCCCGCTCACGGTCACCGGCCCCGAGCTGGACGAGGCCGTCGACGCGCTGGATCGGGTGCTGACCAGCATCGAATAG
- a CDS encoding Lrp/AsnC family transcriptional regulator — protein MADTPARPVLDDIDRLLIRELMADGRATLSNLAEKASLSVSAVQSRVRRLEARGVIRGYTAHVDPEALGQLLSAFVAITPLDPSQPDDAPAVLQHIPGIEACHSVAGEESYVLLVRVASPRHLEQLLQEIRATANVRTRSTIILQTFYDR, from the coding sequence ATGGCGGATACACCGGCAAGACCCGTACTCGATGACATCGATCGCCTGCTGATTCGTGAACTGATGGCCGATGGACGGGCCACCCTGTCGAACCTGGCCGAAAAGGCGAGTCTGTCGGTGTCCGCGGTGCAGTCACGGGTCCGCCGACTAGAGGCGCGCGGTGTGATCCGCGGGTACACCGCGCATGTCGATCCCGAAGCGCTCGGTCAACTGCTGTCGGCATTCGTCGCGATCACTCCTCTCGACCCGTCGCAACCCGATGACGCGCCCGCTGTGCTGCAGCACATCCCCGGCATCGAGGCGTGCCACTCGGTGGCAGGCGAGGAGAGCTACGTCCTGCTGGTGCGGGTGGCGTCCCCGCGGCACCTCGAACAGTTGCTCCAAGAGATCAGAGCCACCGCCAACGTGCGTACCCGGAGCACCATCATCTTGCAGACATTCTATGACAGGTAG